Proteins from a genomic interval of Phlebotomus papatasi isolate M1 chromosome 3, Ppap_2.1, whole genome shotgun sequence:
- the LOC129805483 gene encoding rho GTPase-activating protein 21 isoform X4, whose protein sequence is MADRTGIVASRSSGGAAIKQSHQNCPGNDKQRPMMNMPAKPNQIIRPKTVVIRRQENHGFGFTLRHFIVYPPDANEPVRTDQPTFQVTEPMDTVFVKEVRPNGPAHVAGLQTGDRLLTVNGIAIGGMPYAHVVSIIQQIPSILTLQVVPKECDVLQTFFSETAHNPETNQRPRTGNLGHHTTDIPSFHPRQSYPVGNYDPQVHFQAYQPPGQSTSYRSHEPSEIVYNPLYSGDGGKTTNRRESQLSTVSSTTVSSYDSQLSNSTTSTIKELTDNAIMMRLKKTFEQKEEFLRRPNQQPLFSWVSPPASLEVNSGPKVPELSVKQREFYARPKKMQKQIWPPHSATNSPNASGQFEGGLAAAVGGKDDHQGQGRADGRRPSSGQLNHFIPIQNNKENEVVSHMQERQEHKKMTREQFFATDETRGGKEEFGVVSSHPGLHIVSERTKMFESGRPLSPDGNFLDRTQLYKSELSRLNNKVAVPNVAHRKKEFELIGSSEERDRSVSLDHADITRRCPRNGILPSDASSLSPYKSAERGLDGGDVVSMRPAKCAISLDDEERRVRRISYLRATANEGSLHSDQATDTTSFSSMPSDVLDDDKSPSSPSTRRSSQRVSEDLGILLYPTAQRRDSSLLESGAESHAGNLQVKITLIDGKRNHDRSWKNIWAQVTGNKLKMMIQREGKPNQNLGILDLRNFHVADANYTKRKHVFKLISIPATHVTTFSPLGPTEMLLQAENDYDMNLWRDLLQAVCDPELLLKKDCVIGDVGSQIAEPQSVAAIKTIQTPSATSDESSGAKSVSTSKKYYLGSRSPSGQSPVTKSRKTPQQLNITVPNAASGSGGQKDLSDKEGGSPKPKTWKGLVARQLRKIQGQPTAGQGSYPAFPEGASIGVPLSHCVPSEENEFVPLLVTRCTSIVEQKGLDIVGIYRIPGNTAAISALTEQVNRGFDEATLMDPKWEDVNVVSSLLKAFIRNLPEPLLPNEIYANFMLADKKSGRLRMAELKNLLGALPPFSYETMKHLLRHLHRVSQNCLVNLMEPKNLAIIFGPSIVRSSNETLETAVKDMKHQCRIVESLVTHYGYFFENGPIPDVAELPTPTEANKELDAPTTNLLLDNVAKIEPFKEKEYSSRFVASIVQAANRKIRKSTTRKTVLSTGTPDNLSLDSNTSTESKDTASALQHMESSKELESLKHRLSEDDSNDSTFVENGSMSLTTVTIALDNKLKSLRCSLDSSTQDSSEVDAPLRSQALSIGDNLPYADESPERSLLSVKMKPLGREMPKHKAPPGVSSKKDVEPVLGVVVGSGEKAVDDDISTSSSSSSTSGDTDTSTTSIPIHIDSEVLRKMNRILTNLERNTTKMNRSLSLNYKSQQKGGECCCHVNHRVINRVPLTKDEKTDKNINKKRHSQEAKGHHHRRYDNRSIRRRHTVGGTHDYSPKYIERTGNTPMDNYSTPCRNYVMRRSSSPE, encoded by the exons GAACCAGTGAGAACTGACCAGCCTACCTTTCAAGTCACAGAACCAATGGATACGGTTTTTGTGAAGGAGGTCCGTCCCAATGGACCTGCTCACGTTGCCGGCCTCCAAACGGGTGATCGTCTGTTGACTGTGAATGGAATTGCAATTGGTGGAATGCCCTATGCCCATGTTGTATCAATAATCCAGCAAATTCCATCAATTCTAACCCTTCAAGTCGTCCCAAAGGAGTGTGATGTACTCCAAACA TTTTTCAGTGAAACAGCCCATAATCCGGAAACAAATCAACGTCCCCGTACGGGGAATTTAGGTCATCATACAACAGATATCCCATCATTTCATCCCAGACAATCATATCCAGTGGGAAATTATGATCCACAGGTGCACTTTCAAGCATATCAACCACCTGGACAATCAACAAGTTATCGATCTCATGAACCTTCAGAAATTGTTTACAATCCACTATACAGCGGTGATGGGGGTAAAACCACAAATCGCCGTGAATCTCAATTGTCAACTGTATCCTCAACCACAGTATCATCTTATGATTCTCAATTATCCAACTCCACTACGTCGACAATTAAAGAGCTGACGGATAATGCGATAATGATGCGTCTGAAGAAGACATTTGAGCAGAAGGAAGAATTTCTCAGACGTCCAAATCAACAGCCACTTTTTTCATGGGTATCACCGCCGGCATCACTTGAAGTGAATTCTGGGCCTAAAGTGCCTGAACTCAGTGTCAAACAGAGGGAATTCTATGCGAGACCGAAGAAGATGCAAAAACAAATTTGGCCACCACATTCAGCGACGAATTCCCCAAATGCTTCTGGGCAATTTGAGGGAGGTCTAGCGGCGGCTGTTGGTGGAAAAGATGATCATCAGGGTCAGGGAAGGGCTGATGGTAGAAGACCATCGAGTGGAcaattgaatcattttattCCAATTCAGAATAATAAGGAGAATGAAGTGGTGAGTCATATGCAGGAACGGCAGGAACATAAGAAGATGACACGTGAGCAATTTTTTGCCACTGATGAGACACGAGGAGGAAAGGAGGAATTTGGTGTTGTGTCGTCGCATCCGGGGCTCCATATTGTCTCTGAGAGGACCAAAATGTTTGAATCTGGACGACCACTGTCGCCAGATGGCAATTTTCTCGATCGTACGCAGCTGTACAAGAGTGAATTGAGTCGACTCAATAATAAAGTTGCTGTACCCAATGTGGCGCACAGAAAGAAGGAATTTGAGCTGATTGGATCATCGGAGGAGCGTGATAGATCGGTGAGTTTGGATCATGCTGATATCACACGGCGATGTCCACGAAATGGAATTTTGCCAAGTGATGCATCATCATTATCACCGTACAAAAGTGCAGAGAGGGGTTTAGATGGTGGGGATGTGGTTAGTATGAGGCCAGCAAAATGTGCAATTAGTTTGGATGATGAGGAGAGACGTGTAAGGAGAATATCGTATTTGAGAGCTACGGCCAATGAGGGATCACTGCACAGTGATCAAGCAACAGATACCACAAGTTTCTCCTCAATGCCATCAGATGTCCTCGATGACGATAAATCTCCATCATCCCCATCAACACGACGCAGTAGTCAGCGTGTAAGTGAAGATCTCGGAATACTCCTCTATCCGACAGCCCAGAGGAGAGATTCTAGTCTCCTGGAGAGTGGGGCAGAATCTCATGCAGGAAATCTCCAGGTGAAAATAACATTgatagatggcaaaaggaatcATGATAGATCGTGGAAAAATATCTGGGCACAAGTGACAGGAAATAAGCTCAAGATGATGATACAACGAGAAGGAAAACCAAATCAA AATCTTGGAATCTTGGATCTGAGGAATTTCCATGTTGCTGATGCCAATTACACAAAAAGAAAGCATGTCTTCAAGTTGATTTCAATCCCTGCCACTCATGTTACGACCTTCTCTCCACTGGGACCCACCGAAATGCTCCTTCAGGCTGAAAATGATTACGATATGAATCTCTGGCGGGACTTACTGCAAGCTGTCTGTGATCCGGAACTACTTCttaaaaag GATTGTGTTATTGGGGATGTGGGGAGTCAAATTGCTGAGCCACAGAGTGTGGCTGCCATCAAGACCATCCAGACACCATCGGCAACGAGTGATGAGAGTTCAGGGGCTAAAAGTGTTTCGACATCGAAGAAGTACTACCTGGGATCACGTTCACCATCGGGACAGTCTCCGGTGACAAAGAGTCGGAAGACACCGCAACAGCTCAATATAACTGTACCCAATGCAGCGTCTGGGAGTGGAGGTCAGAAGGATCTCAGCGATAAGGAGGGTGGATCACCCAAGCCTAAGACATGGAAGGGTCTCGTAGCGAGACAATTGAGGAAAATTCAAGGACAACCTACTGCTGGACAGGGGAGTTATCCTGCTTTTCCAGAAGGAGCTTCAATTGGGGTTCCTCTCTCCCACTGCGTTCCG TCTGAGGAAAATGAATTTGTTCCACTCCTTGTGACACGATGTACGTCAATTGTTGAGCAAAAGGGTCTCGATATTGTGGGTATTTATCGCATACCCGGGAATACAGCTGCAATTTCAGCTCTGACGGAGCAAGTAAACAGAGGATTTGATGAAGCGACTCTGATGGATCCGAAATGGGAGGATGTAAATGTGGTGTCTAGCCTCCTGAAGGCATTTATTCGAAATCTCCCGGAACCGCTGCTTCCCAATGAAATCTATGCTAATTTCATGTTAGCTGACAAAAAGAGTGGAAGATTGAG AATGGCAGAATTGAAGAATCTCCTGGGAGCCCTTCCTCCATTTAGTTATGAAACAATGAAGCACCTCCTTCGGCATCTTCATCGTGTTAGCCAGAATTGTCTGGTGAATTTGATGGAACCGAAAAATCTAGCAATTATTTTTGGACCATCGATTGTACGATCATCGAATGAGACACTGGAAACTGCTGTTAAAGATATGAAACATCAATGTAGAATAGTTGAATCTCTTGTCACACATTatggatatttttttgaaaatggtcCTATCCCTGATGTTGCTGAACTTCCAACGCCCACGGAAGCTAATAAGGAATTAGATGCACCAACGACAAATTTACTCCTCGATAATGTTGCCAAAATTGAAC CGTTTAAAGAGAAAGAGTATAGCTCGAGATTTGTGGCCAGTATTGTACAAGCAGCGAATAGGAAAATTAGAAAATCTACAACGAGAAAAACTGTTCTTTCCACGGGAACACCTGATAATCTTTCTCTGGACAGCAACAct TCCACCGAATCGAAAGACACAGCTTCAGCATTGCAGCATATGGAATCATCGAAAGAATTGGAGAGCTTAAAGCATAGACTATCAGAAGACGATTCAAATGATTCCACATTTGTAGAAAATG GATCAATGTCCTTAACAACTGTAACAATTGCCCTGGACAACAAATTGAAGTCATTGCGGTGTTCGCTCGACTCGTCCACTCAGGACAGCAGCGAAGTGGATGCTCCGCTCAGGAGTCAGGCACTCAGTATTGGGGACAATTTGCCATATGCAGATGAATCACCAGAGAGGTCTCTGTTGTCAGTGAAGATGAAGCCGCTGGGGCGTGAGATGCCCAAGCACAAGGCACCACCGGGTGTGAGTTCGAAGAAGGATGTTGAGCCGGTATTGGGAGTTGTTGTTGGTAGTGGAGAAAAGGCTGTTGATGATGATATTTCCACAAGTTCATCGTCATCTTCGACGTCTGGGGACACAGACACTTCCACCACAAGTATTCCCATTCACATTGACTCGGAGGTATTGAGAAAGATGAACAGGATACTGACGAATTTGGAGAGAAATACCACAAAGATGAATAGATCTCTATCACTCAACTACAAGAGTCAGCAGAAAGGTGGCGAATGTTGCTGCCATGTGAATCATCGGGTGATCAATCGTGTGCCACTGACCAAAGATGAGAAGACTGACAAGAATATCAACAAGAAGAGGCACTCGCAAGAGGCCAAGGGACACCATCATAGGCGCTACGATAACCGCTCCATAAGGCGGAGGCATACTGTTGGCGGAACACACGATTACTCACCCAAGTACATCGAACGCACAGGTAATACTCCCATGGACAATTACAGTACACCCTGCAGGAATTATGTGATGCGCAGGAGTAGTTCCCCAGAGTAA
- the LOC129805483 gene encoding rho GTPase-activating protein 21 isoform X1, which translates to MADRTGIVASRSSGGAAIKQSHQNCPGNDKQRPMMNMPAKPNQIIRPKTVVIRRQENHGFGFTLRHFIVYPPDANEPVRTDQPTFQVTEPMDTVFVKEVRPNGPAHVAGLQTGDRLLTVNGIAIGGMPYAHVVSIIQQIPSILTLQVVPKECDVLQTFFSETAHNPETNQRPRTGNLGHHTTDIPSFHPRQSYPVGNYDPQVHFQAYQPPGQSTSYRSHEPSEIVYNPLYSGDGGKTTNRRESQLSTVSSTTVSSYDSQLSNSTTSTIKELTDNAIMMRLKKTFEQKEEFLRRPNQQPLFSWVSPPASLEVNSGPKVPELSVKQREFYARPKKMQKQIWPPHSATNSPNASGQFEGGLAAAVGGKDDHQGQGRADGRRPSSGQLNHFIPIQNNKENEVVSHMQERQEHKKMTREQFFATDETRGGKEEFGVVSSHPGLHIVSERTKMFESGRPLSPDGNFLDRTQLYKSELSRLNNKVAVPNVAHRKKEFELIGSSEERDRSVSLDHADITRRCPRNGILPSDASSLSPYKSAERGLDGGDVVSMRPAKCAISLDDEERRVRRISYLRATANEGSLHSDQATDTTSFSSMPSDVLDDDKSPSSPSTRRSSQRVSEDLGILLYPTAQRRDSSLLESGAESHAGNLQVKITLIDGKRNHDRSWKNIWAQVTGNKLKMMIQREGKPNQNLGILDLRNFHVADANYTKRKHVFKLISIPATHVTTFSPLGPTEMLLQAENDYDMNLWRDLLQAVCDPELLLKKDCVIGDVGSQIAEPQSVAAIKTIQTPSATSDESSGAKSVSTSKKYYLGSRSPSGQSPVTKSRKTPQQLNITVPNAASGSGGQKDLSDKEGGSPKPKTWKGLVARQLRKIQGQPTAGQGSYPAFPEGASIGVPLSHCVPSEENEFVPLLVTRCTSIVEQKGLDIVGIYRIPGNTAAISALTEQVNRGFDEATLMDPKWEDVNVVSSLLKAFIRNLPEPLLPNEIYANFMLADKKSGRLRMAELKNLLGALPPFSYETMKHLLRHLHRVSQNCLVNLMEPKNLAIIFGPSIVRSSNETLETAVKDMKHQCRIVESLVTHYGYFFENGPIPDVAELPTPTEANKELDAPTTNLLLDNVAKIEPFKEKEYSSRFVASIVQAANRKIRKSTTRKTVLSTGTPDNLSLDSNTSTESKDTASALQHMESSKELESLKHRLSEDDSNDSTFVENGTGKLMDCVSFPGSMSLTTVTIALDNKLKSLRCSLDSSTQDSSEVDAPLRSQALSIGDNLPYADESPERSLLSVKMKPLGREMPKHKAPPGVSSKKDVEPVLGVVVGSGEKAVDDDISTSSSSSSTSGDTDTSTTSIPIHIDSEVLRKMNRILTNLERNTTKMNRSLSLNYKSQQKGGECCCHVNHRVINRVPLTKDEKTDKNINKKRHSQEAKGHHHRRYDNRSIRRRHTVGGTHDYSPKYIERTGNTPMDNYSTPCRNYVMRRSSSPE; encoded by the exons GAACCAGTGAGAACTGACCAGCCTACCTTTCAAGTCACAGAACCAATGGATACGGTTTTTGTGAAGGAGGTCCGTCCCAATGGACCTGCTCACGTTGCCGGCCTCCAAACGGGTGATCGTCTGTTGACTGTGAATGGAATTGCAATTGGTGGAATGCCCTATGCCCATGTTGTATCAATAATCCAGCAAATTCCATCAATTCTAACCCTTCAAGTCGTCCCAAAGGAGTGTGATGTACTCCAAACA TTTTTCAGTGAAACAGCCCATAATCCGGAAACAAATCAACGTCCCCGTACGGGGAATTTAGGTCATCATACAACAGATATCCCATCATTTCATCCCAGACAATCATATCCAGTGGGAAATTATGATCCACAGGTGCACTTTCAAGCATATCAACCACCTGGACAATCAACAAGTTATCGATCTCATGAACCTTCAGAAATTGTTTACAATCCACTATACAGCGGTGATGGGGGTAAAACCACAAATCGCCGTGAATCTCAATTGTCAACTGTATCCTCAACCACAGTATCATCTTATGATTCTCAATTATCCAACTCCACTACGTCGACAATTAAAGAGCTGACGGATAATGCGATAATGATGCGTCTGAAGAAGACATTTGAGCAGAAGGAAGAATTTCTCAGACGTCCAAATCAACAGCCACTTTTTTCATGGGTATCACCGCCGGCATCACTTGAAGTGAATTCTGGGCCTAAAGTGCCTGAACTCAGTGTCAAACAGAGGGAATTCTATGCGAGACCGAAGAAGATGCAAAAACAAATTTGGCCACCACATTCAGCGACGAATTCCCCAAATGCTTCTGGGCAATTTGAGGGAGGTCTAGCGGCGGCTGTTGGTGGAAAAGATGATCATCAGGGTCAGGGAAGGGCTGATGGTAGAAGACCATCGAGTGGAcaattgaatcattttattCCAATTCAGAATAATAAGGAGAATGAAGTGGTGAGTCATATGCAGGAACGGCAGGAACATAAGAAGATGACACGTGAGCAATTTTTTGCCACTGATGAGACACGAGGAGGAAAGGAGGAATTTGGTGTTGTGTCGTCGCATCCGGGGCTCCATATTGTCTCTGAGAGGACCAAAATGTTTGAATCTGGACGACCACTGTCGCCAGATGGCAATTTTCTCGATCGTACGCAGCTGTACAAGAGTGAATTGAGTCGACTCAATAATAAAGTTGCTGTACCCAATGTGGCGCACAGAAAGAAGGAATTTGAGCTGATTGGATCATCGGAGGAGCGTGATAGATCGGTGAGTTTGGATCATGCTGATATCACACGGCGATGTCCACGAAATGGAATTTTGCCAAGTGATGCATCATCATTATCACCGTACAAAAGTGCAGAGAGGGGTTTAGATGGTGGGGATGTGGTTAGTATGAGGCCAGCAAAATGTGCAATTAGTTTGGATGATGAGGAGAGACGTGTAAGGAGAATATCGTATTTGAGAGCTACGGCCAATGAGGGATCACTGCACAGTGATCAAGCAACAGATACCACAAGTTTCTCCTCAATGCCATCAGATGTCCTCGATGACGATAAATCTCCATCATCCCCATCAACACGACGCAGTAGTCAGCGTGTAAGTGAAGATCTCGGAATACTCCTCTATCCGACAGCCCAGAGGAGAGATTCTAGTCTCCTGGAGAGTGGGGCAGAATCTCATGCAGGAAATCTCCAGGTGAAAATAACATTgatagatggcaaaaggaatcATGATAGATCGTGGAAAAATATCTGGGCACAAGTGACAGGAAATAAGCTCAAGATGATGATACAACGAGAAGGAAAACCAAATCAA AATCTTGGAATCTTGGATCTGAGGAATTTCCATGTTGCTGATGCCAATTACACAAAAAGAAAGCATGTCTTCAAGTTGATTTCAATCCCTGCCACTCATGTTACGACCTTCTCTCCACTGGGACCCACCGAAATGCTCCTTCAGGCTGAAAATGATTACGATATGAATCTCTGGCGGGACTTACTGCAAGCTGTCTGTGATCCGGAACTACTTCttaaaaag GATTGTGTTATTGGGGATGTGGGGAGTCAAATTGCTGAGCCACAGAGTGTGGCTGCCATCAAGACCATCCAGACACCATCGGCAACGAGTGATGAGAGTTCAGGGGCTAAAAGTGTTTCGACATCGAAGAAGTACTACCTGGGATCACGTTCACCATCGGGACAGTCTCCGGTGACAAAGAGTCGGAAGACACCGCAACAGCTCAATATAACTGTACCCAATGCAGCGTCTGGGAGTGGAGGTCAGAAGGATCTCAGCGATAAGGAGGGTGGATCACCCAAGCCTAAGACATGGAAGGGTCTCGTAGCGAGACAATTGAGGAAAATTCAAGGACAACCTACTGCTGGACAGGGGAGTTATCCTGCTTTTCCAGAAGGAGCTTCAATTGGGGTTCCTCTCTCCCACTGCGTTCCG TCTGAGGAAAATGAATTTGTTCCACTCCTTGTGACACGATGTACGTCAATTGTTGAGCAAAAGGGTCTCGATATTGTGGGTATTTATCGCATACCCGGGAATACAGCTGCAATTTCAGCTCTGACGGAGCAAGTAAACAGAGGATTTGATGAAGCGACTCTGATGGATCCGAAATGGGAGGATGTAAATGTGGTGTCTAGCCTCCTGAAGGCATTTATTCGAAATCTCCCGGAACCGCTGCTTCCCAATGAAATCTATGCTAATTTCATGTTAGCTGACAAAAAGAGTGGAAGATTGAG AATGGCAGAATTGAAGAATCTCCTGGGAGCCCTTCCTCCATTTAGTTATGAAACAATGAAGCACCTCCTTCGGCATCTTCATCGTGTTAGCCAGAATTGTCTGGTGAATTTGATGGAACCGAAAAATCTAGCAATTATTTTTGGACCATCGATTGTACGATCATCGAATGAGACACTGGAAACTGCTGTTAAAGATATGAAACATCAATGTAGAATAGTTGAATCTCTTGTCACACATTatggatatttttttgaaaatggtcCTATCCCTGATGTTGCTGAACTTCCAACGCCCACGGAAGCTAATAAGGAATTAGATGCACCAACGACAAATTTACTCCTCGATAATGTTGCCAAAATTGAAC CGTTTAAAGAGAAAGAGTATAGCTCGAGATTTGTGGCCAGTATTGTACAAGCAGCGAATAGGAAAATTAGAAAATCTACAACGAGAAAAACTGTTCTTTCCACGGGAACACCTGATAATCTTTCTCTGGACAGCAACAct TCCACCGAATCGAAAGACACAGCTTCAGCATTGCAGCATATGGAATCATCGAAAGAATTGGAGAGCTTAAAGCATAGACTATCAGAAGACGATTCAAATGATTCCACATTTGTAGAAAATG GAACTGGAAAATTGATGGATTGTGTGTCTTTTCCAGGATCAATGTCCTTAACAACTGTAACAATTGCCCTGGACAACAAATTGAAGTCATTGCGGTGTTCGCTCGACTCGTCCACTCAGGACAGCAGCGAAGTGGATGCTCCGCTCAGGAGTCAGGCACTCAGTATTGGGGACAATTTGCCATATGCAGATGAATCACCAGAGAGGTCTCTGTTGTCAGTGAAGATGAAGCCGCTGGGGCGTGAGATGCCCAAGCACAAGGCACCACCGGGTGTGAGTTCGAAGAAGGATGTTGAGCCGGTATTGGGAGTTGTTGTTGGTAGTGGAGAAAAGGCTGTTGATGATGATATTTCCACAAGTTCATCGTCATCTTCGACGTCTGGGGACACAGACACTTCCACCACAAGTATTCCCATTCACATTGACTCGGAGGTATTGAGAAAGATGAACAGGATACTGACGAATTTGGAGAGAAATACCACAAAGATGAATAGATCTCTATCACTCAACTACAAGAGTCAGCAGAAAGGTGGCGAATGTTGCTGCCATGTGAATCATCGGGTGATCAATCGTGTGCCACTGACCAAAGATGAGAAGACTGACAAGAATATCAACAAGAAGAGGCACTCGCAAGAGGCCAAGGGACACCATCATAGGCGCTACGATAACCGCTCCATAAGGCGGAGGCATACTGTTGGCGGAACACACGATTACTCACCCAAGTACATCGAACGCACAGGTAATACTCCCATGGACAATTACAGTACACCCTGCAGGAATTATGTGATGCGCAGGAGTAGTTCCCCAGAGTAA